CGCCACGCGCACCCGCGCCTGATTGTAGTGATCGAGCATAAAATCGTCGTCGCTGGCGGCAAACTCGTCAAGATTACGCTTAATGTCCTTAAACAACTTCGCCGCGTAGATCGCCTCGCGAGCGGCGGCAAGCGATCGGTTTACGATCGTCTCGTCTTCGGGCGTTCTCTCGCCGATTAGCGTGGAATACTCCAAAATCGCGGCTTCGATACTTTTTAGCCTATTGTAATGCTCGTCTATATCGATATCGATAATATCGTGGCGCGAATAGACGACGGCGGTAATTTTGCGCCTGCGAAGAAAAATCTCGTTTGGAGGGAGATTAAGCATATATAAGGAGAAGTTAAGCGACTCCTCTAGCAGATGAGACGACTCGTTTTTGAGCGCCTCTACGCTCACGTCGGACATTTGAGGATTCACGGAGTCGATATGGCGCGTGATCTTTACGTCGCTTTTGACAAAGCGTTTGGATAAGAAAGTTCCGATTTTTGCCGTAAATGGACCAAAAGTTATAAGACCGATCGCGTTGAAGATCGTGTGAAACAGCGCCAAAGCAAGCACGGGATCATCGCGCAAACCAAAGCCGTCGGTAATCAGCCAAGTTATAGGCTTGAGCAGGCATAACGCCAAAATCGCCGTTCCGACGTTGAATATCACGTGCGAGGCGGCGATACGCTTCGTATCGGGAGAGCCGACGGCGGCTAAGATCGCGATCGTTCCAGTCGTACCTACGTTCGCGCCGATTACAAGCGCGGCGGCTATATCGAAACTCGTTACGCCCGCGCCGACGGCGGCTAAGAAGATCGCCATGCTCGCCGCGCTAGAGTTCAAAATCACCGTTAGAGCAAAGCCGATCGCCGCATACGCCAAAACGCCGTAATTCTGATATTTGCTCAGATCGACGGAGTGCGCGAGAGTCTGCATACTCTCTTTTAGCAGATCCAATCCGTAAAAGAGCAGACCAAAACCCATCAGCAACGTAAAGAAAGCGCGGACTTTTTTCTTTGAGCCCGATAGGAGCAGCCCTAAACCAGCTACGCCTATAATCGGCATAGCCGCGCTTGAGACGCTGAACTTAAATCCAAGCAACGTAACTAGCCAGCTTGTTCCCACGCTGCCAAAATTAGCGCCGATCATAACGCCCACGCCGCTAACGAGGCTCATCATACCCGCGCCGACAAACGCCACGACCATTAGCGAAACAAGAGTGGAACTCTGAAGTATCGCCGCGCTTGCCACGCCCGTAGCCAACGATTTAGGAACGGTAACGGTGGCTTTTTTGAGCATAGTCTTGAAATGCGCTCCCGCGGCGGTTTTGATCGCGCTTTCAAGCAGCGACATACCAAACAAGAACATTCCCAGCCCCGCCAGAGCCAGCGACCAATTAACGCTTTCGGTTTCCAATAAAACTTTCCTATACTATCAACGCAATAAAGGTAGAATGCTATCAAACGAACGATTTAACGTCGGAGATAG
This Helicobacteraceae bacterium DNA region includes the following protein-coding sequences:
- a CDS encoding Na/Pi symporter; translated protein: METESVNWSLALAGLGMFLFGMSLLESAIKTAAGAHFKTMLKKATVTVPKSLATGVASAAILQSSTLVSLMVVAFVGAGMMSLVSGVGVMIGANFGSVGTSWLVTLLGFKFSVSSAAMPIIGVAGLGLLLSGSKKKVRAFFTLLMGFGLLFYGLDLLKESMQTLAHSVDLSKYQNYGVLAYAAIGFALTVILNSSAASMAIFLAAVGAGVTSFDIAAALVIGANVGTTGTIAILAAVGSPDTKRIAASHVIFNVGTAILALCLLKPITWLITDGFGLRDDPVLALALFHTIFNAIGLITFGPFTAKIGTFLSKRFVKSDVKITRHIDSVNPQMSDVSVEALKNESSHLLEESLNFSLYMLNLPPNEIFLRRRKITAVVYSRHDIIDIDIDEHYNRLKSIEAAILEYSTLIGERTPEDETIVNRSLAAAREAIYAAKLFKDIKRNLDEFAASDDDFMLDHYNQARVRVARLVKYLRLSMQSDEENEKNLSAMLSKILTEIQNEDRSALNTITRAIKSGDVAQSTSPTFISINRAVVNASKALIECAQLLYLSIKIENIDDGKADNDEE